The DNA region ATGCTTGGGAATTAGCGATGTGGTTTCCTGATCAGTGCGCTGGATGTCTCGAATGCATTAGGGTTTGTCCTGAAGGGGCGCTTACATTGATTGCTCCCTGTGAGCGTGAATGTCCTGCCCATGTTGACATTCCATCGATGATTTCACTGATAAAGGCAAATATGGAAGAGGAAGCTCTTGCGCTTCATAGGAATAGAAATCCTTTCGTAGAAACCTGCGCTAGGGCTTGTCCCCATCTCTGCGATGTGACTTGTGAAAGAAAGCGTATAGATGGGAAGCCTGTCAATGTAAGAAGCTTGAAACGCTATATGGCAGAAGTTGCAAAGAACAGCAGTGCAAAACCTCTTATGAAGGAAAATCCTAAAAATGCTGACAAAAAAGTTGCTGTAATAGGTGCAGGCCCGTCAGGGCTTTCTTGCGCATATTTTTTGCGGCGCATCGGTTATCCTGTAACGGTTTTTGATAAAGCTGATAAGCCGGGAGGAATAATCACATCGATGATTCCACTATATCGCCTACCTGAAGAAGCAGTGAAAAGGGATATCGATTTCATATTGAGCACAGGCATTGAACTCAAGCTCAATTGTGAAGTTGGAAAGGATATCTCTTTGAACGAGTTGCGAAAAGAAGGATACAAAGCATTTTATATTGCAATAGGGGCGCAATCACCAACGCCACTTGGCAT from Candidatus Schekmanbacteria bacterium includes:
- a CDS encoding FAD-dependent oxidoreductase — its product is MARVQIAINHEKCPTPINCHRCIEVCPQCVYKMHLVKIEKGKEMPEDAWELAMWFPDQCAGCLECIRVCPEGALTLIAPCERECPAHVDIPSMISLIKANMEEEALALHRNRNPFVETCARACPHLCDVTCERKRIDGKPVNVRSLKRYMAEVAKNSSAKPLMKENPKNADKKVAVIGAGPSGLSCAYFLRRIGYPVTVFDKADKPGGIITSMIPLYRLPEEAVKRDIDFILSTGIELKLNCEVGKDISLNELRKEGYKAFYIAIGAQSPTPLGIEGEDLDGVIQAWDLLKDFRKGIEPKLGKKVSVIGGGNAAIDAARTAFRFGSDVTIIYRRDREEMPAIQDEIEEAEKEGIKFLFLARPLKIVGESGKVKKLICGKMEIKGYDLN